The DNA sequence TAAGAAACGTTATAATATCGTTGTCGTGACCTCAACGCACAACGTTTCCGCAATGTAAATGTGCAACGTCGTTATTGTGTTGTGACGTAACGATATAAAATGACGTAATACTAACGCTGTGTACCAATCTAAAGTCATCCAGCAACTCTGCGCAAACGTTGTGTGCTGGCTGGGGCACTGTCTGTCCCAGTTGAAAAGGCAAGCTCGTTGTAGCTGgagatttataaaaaaaattccGGTATTGTCAATGTTGGATAATGATGCTAGCTGCCCGTTCCTTGCTTATATTATCGTTAGTATCATATCCATTACAATACTGGCGTATTACCTCTTCCACGACCCATGTCATCACCAACAGCTGTCCACTCCAGCGCGACAACACCAACATCTTGATCAAACGAAGTCACGGTAAAGTCCCCAACTTTTGCAGGTGGTATGACGTCTCGAATGTCGGGTTCAATTGACGGGTACCCCTGTACACGAAACTCCCCCGCTGTTGTCACTCTTTGGAAGTCACCTAGACTTTCTGTCTCCTTTCCGGACTTCAGGACTGAAACGAATATGTGAGTGTTAGTGAAAAACGTTGTCATTAATTACACAATCTGATGCATCTTATACTTTggcagtttactgaaacctatTGGTGTGGTTTTCCACCTTTGAAGGCATGAttggaactggtcttcagtatcccatgcttgtcaatgGCAGCTCGTCAATGCACCGGTAACTATAGCATATTGTGTAATAAGATCATACATGCATCGACAAAATGTGGTGTGTTTTTTCCAATGTGGTGTCCAACATATTTCGTGTGACTTGTCAACGCTTAGCCCACTGGGCTATCCAACCGCTCCTGACATGTGAGGAAGTCTGTTTCACAGCCTATGCAATACAACTTTCTTTGCTCGAACTTCATTACGCGCTTCTCTTGTCAGGAAGCACAGATACCGCTATGTAACAGGGGTTACAAAAGTTGACAGAGTTTTCATTTCGTGTTGGTGATATTTACCATTCCCTGAACTTCCTGTTTCTAGAGCACCTGTCTGTTGACCTTTCGTAATGaccttggttgacacgtttTCTCCAATAACCTTCACCTTCATGTTATACCTTCCATTCCCTTTGAGATCACGAGGAAGAATGTACGATGAATATATTCCATCGTCCTTGATTAGATCGGAACCTGAAACAAGAGGTACAGGCAGACTGGCACAATGTATGTCACTGAgattgagaaatatatatagggaggcaggcagacagacagatatacaAATAGACACTGACAGACACACGGCTGGTAGACATGTATATACAGACATAAGAAGAAGAGAAGAAGTAATGACATACACATAAACATATAGACACGCAGATGGACCGGAACCATAATGAGCATTCTTGATCGTTTAAATATTAAAGGTAATTTTcctgcaggtagcaaaggtactgtaagtcctcatggtccctagtatgatgatctaccttcagttgttggcgatctatagcccgtgttttatattgaattgtctgctttaattactagaatgttttacttttccatgctagttttatacccATATTTGTGATGCCCTAGTATTTTTGCTGTCCATCGTGACAGGTTTCATTCTTCAAAACGTGTTCATTTTActcatataaattgttttcgtcacgccatggctgaaatattgccgatgtgacgttaaattttaaatcACTCACTAACTGTCATAACATATAATCAAAGCTGTTGTTTTAACAGGTAAgttactttagttttacgcccaaCTCAGCGGTATTCCAGCTACGTAGCATTTGTAAGTAATCGAGGTATCAACAGAACGGACATCAGTCAACGcagttgagatacgatgacatgttttaaccaagtcagcaaggctgaccacccgatccctttagccGCCTTCTACGACAAGCAAATTGAATGTTTACAGACGATCAGCTCTGACCTGGATCTGCACGGGTTGTTTAAACATCGAACAGTTTGTCAATGGTATTGGCGTGGAACAGTGTCATGTCATAGCACTCGAAAGAAAGTCACTTCATGTACCTACCAACGCCATCGTCGAGCAACTCAACCTCGGAGGTACCTGCTCCTGGTCTTTCCATTGTGGCCTTGGCCTTTGCTCCCAAAACAGGGGCAGTACCTCGCGTCACGTCAGCAAAAATAGTGAACCTGGCTTTGGTTTCAAATGTTAATAGTTCTGTGGAAACCCAAGATCGTGCTTGAATGACGTCGTGACCTCTTGACCTTGCTTTGGACTGTACGTGCACGAGGGCGTTAGCGTAGGGTCCTAAGGACGTCACTGTGTATTTCCATACTCCTGTCTGAAATACAGACCTATTATGTTACATTTATTTGGAAACATAGCGATGAATTTTGCTTGCGATATCTATCAACTGAAGAAAAAACACATTAAGCACTGTCTTGATTTCAATACTGATAATAGTTTATTATGTTTTGTAGATATCACCATGAAGACCCTGATTTGATTCCCCCCTGGGTaagatgtgtgaagcccattcctggtgtccttcGCCGAGATATTGTTGgaaaattgctggaatattgctgaaactaaactcactcacctatatATATTCTAATCTCTGCAGACAGAGACGCGTGCTCTATGAACTGTACTCCTAGAAAGACCAATGACATTCTTACCATTGCAAGACCTGGTATGCCCGCCGTCACGATACCATTGGTGATGTTTTTGAAGACGTCTGTTTTCGTCGTGGCATGCGTCGGATCATGTAAGACGACATCGACTGGTTTGTCTGAGGTGATTGTCACCGTTGTCTCGCGGCCGATGGTCTTGTCGATGATGAAGCTGCCGACGTGAGGAATCTTACGGAGTACCTTTACAGCTTCAGAACTCACCTGTATCAGGTATCAGAGAAAGCAAAGGACTTTTCTTATTTGTCAACCTAGAGCCCACCATGAATCTATATCTAATGCAGAGTATTTATATCTCAGATAACACAGAAAAACTGGCTTCCTTTagatatattttgcaaaactaTTTAACCGCAAATGTCAAAGCCATGAGATGATCGGCAACTTCTACAGTCAATGAGTAAAGATGGCGGAATTAATTCCTGTCAGCAACTTTAAGGCGATATTTGCAGACAATACGGATAGGAATTGATTTCCGGCAACACATGCTCACAGAAACTCAACGGCTTCGGGTGTCAGGTTTGCTGGTTCTTTTGATGTATCTAAGTGTGCacaactgtgtagatcaacgCCAGTCACTGCCGTTACGGTGTTAGCAATATACTTTCAGTACTAGGAAATCAAGAAAAGGAAGAACAACGTCTTACAGAGACAGCAAAATTGTCAAAGCTCTGGGCACCAACAGTCGCTGCTAGTCCGTCAATCAATGAAGTCGAGTTGTTTTCGCCAGTAAAGAAAAATGTCCGCCCTTCCGTCTCCCCTGCGAGCTGTGCAATGCTTGCTTCCGCTTGTTGAGTATAGGCGATGGCGTGAATCATCACCTTGCTCTTGAACAGCCTCGGTTTCATATCCTTTATCCACGGTGATTTGTTCTCCTTGCCGTCGGTAATCAATATCAGAGTTCCACCTGAACCCGTCTTCGAACTCTCTAGGGCCtgttaatattgatataaacaaGAATGATGTCTCATTTTGCTTTGACTGAGCGAGTGAGGAAATATTTAACTTTAAATATTTTGCAGTACCGTTTTGTTTAATATCAAACATAGGGTCTATAAGAAGATCAGTTATCTGTTTGCAATAAACACAAATAACTTAAGCAAGAATAATGTGCATGATAATCTTATTATCGCCGAGTTTCTTATTATTTACTTTCCAATTAATCAGGTTCTAATTCACATTTTCTTGCATCCTTTAATTTCTATCGCCAACGcctgaagggatgatataaatccagctttggtccatgtaggtagcatgGTCCGTGGTATGGTGATACATACCTTTAGCTGTTAGCGATCTATAGCTAGCGTTTAAtactgtattgtcttctttaattaaactgtttagtttttcatgctagttttatattcatatctgtgatactctagtataTTTACCTTCCATCTTCACAGTGGTTTCATCTTTattatataaattgttttcgtcaagaTGTTGCCGagatattgcctatgtgacgctTAATATTAACTCCTTCACATCCTGATCAGAAGATTCACCCACCGTCAGAGCCTTTCCGAGACCCGCCCCAATACTGGTCTTGCCCTCGGCGTATGTAGGCAAGCGGTTGGTAAGAAGTTCTCTGTCTGCCTGGGACGTTATGTGGACCATCTCAGACAGGGTTGTTGCATCTGTGTTGAACTGTACAATGCCAAGCCAGCTGCCACTCTCAACGCTGGTCATTATGTAATTACTGGCCGCCTGGCGCAATATGGCCATTGATGACCCCTGTTGTGAAAGAGAGAGTGTCGGGTAATTTGTTTGCATTAACTGTCACATTTTACGAGTTCTGTACCCATATTACAAGTGAGGttataagtttagttttacgctgcactcagcaatatcccagctgtatgacggcgaTCAGCAAATATTCGAGTCttgatcagacagtccagtgatcaacagcataagcatcgatctgcgcaatggggaaccgatgacatgtgtcaattaagtcagtgagcctatattgatcccatcagtcgcctcttacgacaagcttggatCAGTGAATGCCAATATCtaaccctgaccttcacgggtaccatATTAAAAAGAACACACCGAACGTTTCAGAGAAATAACGGTCTGACCAGTGGGGCTACCATACCCTGGTATGAAGAATAtttgtcgagtgagtgagtgtgtgagttgtgtACTGGTGTCCCAAATCGTCGAGATGAACTTGTAAAGTAAGAACCATACTTTTAAAAAGTGAACGACAAGAACACATTTTGGGAACAAAATGCTAAGCCCGGTTGAGAGTGTACCGTCATACTCCCAGAGGCGTCTAGGACGAGAACTCTCCTCGTTGGTTTCACCTGCACGAAGTGAAACCGGGGCGTGGTATCAGTGAATGCAGGGAGGGGCGCCCCgactgaaaaataaaaaaaataagatGAGATAAGCGTTATATGGCAAAGGTCAACTACATTACACAACTTCACAGTGGGCGCAGGAAAtaagagggtgagtgagtgaggtttaacgCTGAAAGCACCGAAGTATGATCGTATTATCACGTCGAGTGCCACAAGAGGTAGTCAGAGGAGGAGGGTAAAGGGGGCGGGAGGGAGGGGAGATAGTGTTCGGCTTGGCCGGAGAGTTTATATATTGTAGGTTTCATAGCGCCTTCTTCTTTgtaaagtgagtttagtttcacgccgcactcagcaatattccagctatatggcggcggtctgtaaataatcgagtctggaccagacagtctaggAATCCACAGCTTGGGCATCGAtatgcgcacttgggaaccgatgacatggatcaaccaaatcagcgagcccaaccacccgatcccgtcattCGCCAGTCACGGTAAACATAGTCGCCCTTTGTGGCAAGTAGCCCCCAAAACATTCgaccgtgaaggtcctggggtagaataggccttcagcaacccatgcttgccgtaaaaggcgactatgctactcgtaagaggcgactaacgggatcggttggtcaggctcgctaacttcgttgacacatgtcatcggttcccaattgcacagatcgatgctcatgctgttggtcaatGGATTGTCAAGCCCAggtacgattatttacagaccgccgccatatagctggaatattgttgagtgcggcgtaaaactaaactcactcactcacccactgactcATAAAACCCTCAACCACCTCCCGAGTACTACATGTTCTAGTACGCCCAGTGGTCTAGTATGTACCCGATGATGAAGCTATGGCTTACTCTTTCTGAAATCTTCATGTTTCCTCATCACTTCCCACGCACTGCGGTAGTTACAGAGCCTGTTCTGTCTGTTAGGAGCGTAGACATTGTGGCGGTACTCCCCCGGGGCGCTGTAGGGGTCGTCGCAGAAATCCGTTATCTGGAAGTAAAAACGTCAAGAACTCACTATTTTAGCTTTATCAACGCGTCAGTTCTGGGCTACAGAAAGTAAGGCAGTAACTCAGCAATATGTCATCTATAcaacggctgtctgtaaatatctgactctggactacacaatccagtgatcaatatcatgagcagcgatctacacatttggaatgcgatgacgtgtcaaccaagtcagcgagcctgatccgatgccgttagtcgcctgttacgacaagcatgcgttactgaagatcagttctaacccgcgTCTCCACGTGTTTACCAGACGAAGAAAATCTATCATCCAAagctgtgttccacaggagatatagCTTGTatgagatcagacgatatctccggggcagtagattttgcacaatcaTGAACGTaatgaacttgatgacatcacagtgTTATGACATCGTTGCACCGCAAGTCTACAActagtgctgtgttcagagaagTACATTTTtgattgaaaactaatgaagaatgatttgggatgataaatagaatctcaccctcgtgtctagttatatcaattatatcaacactcgttgacaaaagtgaaaatttgttactttatcatctcgtgttgatatatttgatatcagtagacacttgggtgagattctctatatgtTTCCGGGACGAATCTTGGTTTCAGAGATTTGATTTAAGGGAGGCAACTGTGCAGAGCATGGATTTTCCAATTCAGGGGAGAGCTCCCAAATAGTCTCGCAATGAATATGTTGTGATGTGCATCGCTTTTTCCCAGCGGtatcaactgaaaaaaaacattaccttatatttttttgcaaacatcaaaaatgttttcatgaataCGGCACGCGACATCTGCGTCAAACAACATAAACACGTTCAGAGTCATTGCCCTTGCATTACAATTAGAATACTGATACTGTAATGTAGTGTAAATACTGTAATGACATCATTCTATTGAATCTGGCATGCAGTTTGGCATTCAACAATGTATGTATAAAACAATATTATCGAGGTACAAACTGGCCCATTCCGTAAACATCTGACACCaattataaacaaatattttaacgTTGCTGAAATTCATGTTTAACGcggcactcagcattatttcagatatatgacGGTTGTCTGTGTATAACCAAGTCAAGACAAGAAAAATGCGTTTCACACATCCATCCAGGACAGCCCATGCTGCTAAAATCATCGGTCGCCACGCCGAGATCCATGCTCGATTCATCAAACGGGTGCAATGCACCCATTTCTCCTGTCCCTCCCAGtgttattgctgaaatgttgctaaaacggcgtGAAACTAGACCCACTCACTGgtcgtgacgagcgagcacGACAAAGCTACACCACCCCTCCCCCACCTATCCACCCTCAGGGTAAGAGGACGAGCCTGCATGCGGGAGTATGTACTGTCAGAGTACGGACATGCCAGCGACCTAATTAACTGAAGTCCGCTGACAGTTGAGCTGACACATGAGTCACGTGACACGTGTATAAACTGCGGTGGTGGCATGTGCCATGGGAATGAAGTCAGTCATGCAGAAATCGAAAAGTTCCTGTTTAAACTACAAAACACAAGCGCTCTTTAACTAAAGGATGCGCCGACGGCAACACAGCCACCTACACCTAACATCAGTCACACATTTTCGACAATACTTTTTCCTGTTATATGCATTGGAGTTTATGCACGCCCTTAACGTTCCTACTGatgcaatgaaaatatttattatcCATTAGAATTGTCTGAATTCGGTAGTTAAAACTTTGAGGCAACCGGCGAACATTTGCCATAGTATGGAATGTGCACAATTGCTCCGTACATCTAAAACTGTCGCACGCGGTGCTGTCGGTGTATTCCGAGCTGTATCCAATCAGAAGTTGTGCGTAGGATATTCGTAACGAGCGCTCCAAGGTGGACACAACTCTATTGGGTTCTCTTGAAATAATATTCGGCACACAGTCTATTTACTGCAACGTTGCATTCGaacatttcatattgtattgtaaatgcgttattgttttcttttcttttcattgaTTTTTGAGGTAGTTTCCCTGAGGCTGATTGTtagtataaatatttttttaaagaagtgtggtgtgacattgtgcctttaaacaaaattaaccaAGCGCATCATGCGACAAGGTGACATTTTTTACCATTTGTCCCACTGTCGTGAAGTAGCGTCATAGTGAGTTATGATACTTTTGACTTGTGTAAACACGGCAATTACTCTTCAGAGATTTCTTCATAATAGATTCATCCCACCTTACGCTGGCAGGCTTTGGGAGGCTTTAAACCCTCGGTTAACTGACTTACT is a window from the Haliotis asinina isolate JCU_RB_2024 chromosome 9, JCU_Hal_asi_v2, whole genome shotgun sequence genome containing:
- the LOC137296864 gene encoding calcium-activated chloride channel regulator 1-like — protein: MNIQNLSVVCLCLCLKAVVSRMRLNNHGYERVIISIGNNVREDPLLIKRLQQYLTMTSQSLFRATKNQIYFRDFVVVIPQNWTSLPHYDSATDADVNHAQIIIDKANPAYGEAPYVKQYATCGEEGLYIHLTPSYLLDDEVTFKWGLPEKTLVHEWAHLRWGLFDEYPIDPQDTPFYRHAGKWEPVRCSTDVQGVLRSERTKGDCPFDMYTGHPGEGCKFYPRMKNNHGVSSIMFMQYLDSITDFCDDPYSAPGEYRHNVYAPNRQNRLCNYRSAWEVMRKHEDFRKIGAPLPAFTDTTPRFHFVQVKPTRRVLVLDASGSMTGSSMAILRQAASNYIMTSVESGSWLGIVQFNTDATTLSEMVHITSQADRELLTNRLPTYAEGKTSIGAGLGKALTALESSKTGSGGTLILITDGKENKSPWIKDMKPRLFKSKVMIHAIAYTQQAEASIAQLAGETEGRTFFFTGENNSTSLIDGLAATVGAQSFDNFAVSVSSEAVKVLRKIPHVGSFIIDKTIGRETTVTITSDKPVDVVLHDPTHATTKTDVFKNITNGIVTAGIPGLAMTGVWKYTVTSLGPYANALVHVQSKARSRGHDVIQARSWVSTELLTFETKARFTIFADVTRGTAPVLGAKAKATMERPGAGTSEVELLDDGVGSDLIKDDGIYSSYILPRDLKGNGRYNMKVKVIGENVSTKVITKGQQTGALETGSSGNVLKSGKETESLGDFQRVTTAGEFRVQGYPSIEPDIRDVIPPAKVGDFTVTSFDQDVGVVALEWTAVGDDMGRGRATGYKIHMSRDIGELLHNIDTSEDISSLARNRTLQEPKEVGLLEQVELRIKQLHKNDTIFLALRAYDEASNYGEVSNIVSVSYVDEVAVPRERIDVPMTSFLAVIIAPMVGFLLFLVLLTIVCLVWSSNRQKEHSRRKMFRTDSSSSLKSVTSEFPHMNYRVDGEYVKRWKEEPSSWTMP